In Candidatus Neomarinimicrobiota bacterium, the genomic window CTTCGTCCCGTTTGTGGGTAGCTATGACCCATCTGTTCAACTCAATCGGTCTAAGTTCTGGCCAAATCATTTGTTGATTCACGATCCTACAAACGTAGCCGTACTCATTCAGTAGCTGAACACAGTCTTCCTCAAGCTCGTACGAATGCACTTCAATAACGAAACGCGGCCTGAATCGTTGAATGACCACCCGGGAACCTTGTAGTATCTCAGACTCAGCGCCGTCAACATCTATCTTAATAAAATCAGGCACCCTATCCTCATCGCGGACCACAAAATCATCCAGAGAGGTCGTCATTCCCGATGATTCAGCACCTATCCTTGTGTTGTGGAGTTCAAACGTTATCGGCAAGTTCGAGTTCCTTTTTATCGTCAACTCCAATAGCTCGAAGAGCTCATCCTGGGGTTCAAAGGCAATTACCTTTCCCATTCTTGTCAGTCTAGCGAGTGCCAGAGTATAATAGCCATATGCGGATCCTATATCGAAGCAGGTAAAGTCCTTCTCAACCAGCCTCTTGACATACTTAGCGATCTCGATTTCCTGAATTCCCACCCAGGTCCGCAGTTGGTGTTGTGGATTAATCGGTAAATAGCATCCTCGAGCCAATCCCCAAAGCACCTTCCGGTACCTTGTGTTATCTTCCGCCAATATATTCTTGAGAAAATGGAATAGATCTTGGGTGATCATTTCCGCACAAGTTTTCCTTGTATGTCTGTATAATTCGACGTCCGTAATCATCCCATGTGAAACCTCCCCGCACTCGTCGAAGGGCATTCTCTCCCATCTCCCTGCAAGCGTCCCGATTCTCATATAAATAAATCAGTTTTTCCTTAAGCGCTTCTATATCCCGGATAGGTAGAATGAAGCCATCAACGCCGTCCCGAACAATGTCAGCACCCCCCGTGTTTGTCGTGCAGACCACAGGCAGCCCACATGCCATCGCCTGGGCCTGAACCATTGCCATCCCTTCCTCCAACGAGGAAATTGAAAACACACTCGCACGAGCATAGTAATCCACCAGTTGCGATTGTGGAACAGAATCGATGTGTCGGAACAAACCCTTGTAGCGTCCAAAGACGGATTTTATCTCATCCTCAACCGGTCCAACCAGAAGCAACTCCGCATCCGGTAAGTCCAGCTCTGTAAAGGCCTTGAGAAGGTAAACAGTTCCCTTTCGAATGCTCTGAGCTCCTACATTGATGATTCGAAACACACCGTCTTCTGTGGGTAACGGTCTAAATTCTTTGAGGTCCACGCCATAAGGGGTATGAATCAGCTTTTCTCCAGGGACTGCCTTTTCCAGGAAAGTACGTTTCACAAATTCAGAGGGAATGGCGATGTAATCTGCCTCTTCGTATTCTTGCAGTTCCTTCTCGACAACGTCAGGGTCTATTGGATCCACACCAAAGCCGAATTTGGCATATTCCTCCGATAGGATATCACGCTGGTATTCTATGTGTGATGAACCCCGTTCTATTATTGTGATCGCACCGTTTGCCTTGGCTCTCCGTATCGTCTGGAGCCCAAAGCCGGACCATGCCGTGCAAATGTCGCACTCCGGCAAGTGCCTGGAAGCCTGTCGGTCGAACCAGTCATTTGCCAAGAAATCCAGACCGTCCCATTGGACATTGGGTGGAAGATAGCTATGTGCCCGCGTAATGATCTCTTTGAAGAGAAACGATTTAACTTTCTCTCCTGGAATTCCAAACTTCGCAACCTTAAATCTTGGATAAGAAGTAATAAGACGCTCCAGGTGTTTGTGCTTGTGCAATTGATAGGCCAGGTTGAAAGCATGAAAGCGTCCTCCCACTGAAATGCATACTTTCATCGCCGAACCAGCTTGTAATATTGTTTCTCTATTTGAAGAGCCACATCTTTCATTGATTGGCGGGGTGTAATACCCTCTTGAAGATGCCCCAGCAGTGATGGCTCGTCTATCAGGCGTCGGATCTGTGCGGCCAGGCTGAGCGTATTTCTCATCTCAAACAACAGCCCGTCTACCTCGTGAGTCACTAGTTCATGGATGCCACCTAAGTCTGAGCCAATTACCGGGACGCTGGCAGCAAACGCTTCGTGAACCGTAAACGGGCCAATCTCAACCCACTCAGAGGGAACCACCAGTACGTCTATCTCCGAAAG contains:
- a CDS encoding glycosyltransferase family 4 protein, with the translated sequence MKVCISVGGRFHAFNLAYQLHKHKHLERLITSYPRFKVAKFGIPGEKVKSFLFKEIITRAHSYLPPNVQWDGLDFLANDWFDRQASRHLPECDICTAWSGFGLQTIRRAKANGAITIIERGSSHIEYQRDILSEEYAKFGFGVDPIDPDVVEKELQEYEEADYIAIPSEFVKRTFLEKAVPGEKLIHTPYGVDLKEFRPLPTEDGVFRIINVGAQSIRKGTVYLLKAFTELDLPDAELLLVGPVEDEIKSVFGRYKGLFRHIDSVPQSQLVDYYARASVFSISSLEEGMAMVQAQAMACGLPVVCTTNTGGADIVRDGVDGFILPIRDIEALKEKLIYLYENRDACREMGENALRRVRGGFTWDDYGRRIIQTYKENLCGNDHPRSIPFSQEYIGGR
- a CDS encoding FkbM family methyltransferase, with the protein product MGIQEIEIAKYVKRLVEKDFTCFDIGSAYGYYTLALARLTRMGKVIAFEPQDELFELLELTIKRNSNLPITFELHNTRIGAESSGMTTSLDDFVVRDEDRVPDFIKIDVDGAESEILQGSRVVIQRFRPRFVIEVHSYELEEDCVQLLNEYGYVCRIVNQQMIWPELRPIELNRWVIATHKRDE